TTGTTTTTTTCTTTCCCAATTCTCTAATAAAATATGAGCGAAATCCTTTCCACCATCCGGTATGATAAACAATTTTATTTGTAGAATCTTCTGCGTTTATTCTCCAGCCTAATCCGTAATTATCATTTATCAAAAGTCTTGTGTGCATTGGTTGAAATGCTTCTTTTAATATTTTATCTTCAACCGGATTACCATTGTATAAAGCTCTATCAAATTTTAATAAATCTTCAACCGTTGTGTAAACCCCTTTATCACCAACAACTCCGTTTAAAAATGTTTCTTGCGCTTTAATATTTTCTTTTTCGTAACCGGTTGCAATATTATTCTGTTCAACTAAATTTACCGCATTATAAATAAAAGTGTTTTTCATTTGGAGTGCATCAAAGACTTCTTCTTGCATAAAATCAATAAAATTATCTCCAGTGATTTTTTCAACAATTGCGGCAAGTAAACAATAATTTGTATTCACATAATTATATTTTTTATCGGGCAAATAATATCTGTTGGGAAATTTTTCTACCATTAAATCAATAACATCCGTATTTGTAATTGGTGTTTTTTTGTCTTCCCACAATTTATCTGCAAAATAAAAATATTCTGGCAAACCAGATTTATGAATTAGCAATAATTTTATTGTAATTCCTTTGTATGGAAATTCTGGAAAATATTGCTGAATGGAATCTTCAAGACTTAATTCATTTCTTTGTTTGAGCAGCATTATTGCATAAGCAGTAAATGGTTTGGAAACCGATGCAATTTGAAATTTTGTGTTAAGATTATTTTTTGTTTTTGATCTAATATCTGCGTAACCGAAAGAATTTTCATAAACGATATTTCCATTTTCTGCAAAAAGAACATTTCCGTTAAAACCGTTAACTTCATTTCTATGTTTAAAATATTTATGTATTTCTTTCGATTTAAGTATTTGCTCTTTGGTTAATTTATTTCTTAAAATTTCGTTATTATTTTCTTTGGTATAGAGTTTATCTTTTAAGATAATAAACAAAACGATAAGTAAAATGAAAATAGAAGAGGGAAGTAAAAATTTTTTATGCATGAATAATTTGAACGATAATTATTTTGAAAATCAACTTTTAAAAATAAATCTTTATTGAATAAATAACCCAGTTTATTTAAGCCAGACAAAAATTGTTTAAACAATAAATTATATATTTTTTTGTTGGTCTAATTTATTTAAAAATTAGTTTTGACCTAAAATTTACCAAATAAAATGTAGCATCAAGCTTTAGCTTGAGAAAATTACCGCAACTTGAAAGTCGCGGCTACAAAAGAATTAATTGTAGTCATCGACCACTTGATGACGGTTGTAAATACGCCACTGTTTGGACAGTGGCGGTAAAGACTGGATGGTTAAGTAAATAATTACAAAGCCTCACATTTTTCTTTAAGAGTTTTTGCACCTTCTTCAAAATTTGTACCAAGAAAACTATCCATCATTAATCCCATGTATCTTCCAACGGGATAATCTGCTTCTCCGATAATTGCCCAACTGAATTTTGTGGAGTTTCCGTTTGCTTCAAATACGAAATCAACAATTCCTTTTCCTTGTTGCGGAGTTAAAAATTCAATATCGGCTTTAATTAAATCAAAAGGTTTTAATTCGGTAAAAACCATTTGTCCGGAACCGATAATTTCTCCTTCCCAATAATATTTTTGACCAACTGTTGCAGAATCTCCGGTAACTTCAACTTTATGAGCGGGTTCAAACGGGCTCCACGGATTCCAATCTCTGAAATTATTAAAATCAGAAACATAATTAAAAACAACAGATGCTGGTTTGTTTATTTCAATGTTTCGTTCAACTTTATATTCCGATGGAAGAAACAATGCTACTACTAGAAACAGAACAATAATTACAAGAAGAATTTTGAAAATTATTTTAAGTATTTTCATATTATCTCTCTTTCTGATTTTAAATTGTTGGTGTGTTCAAATTTTTTAATCCCGAATGAAGTTCTTCTTCCGTAAAATAATGATCAATAAGTTTTCCTTCAAAATAATCTTGATAAGAACTCATATCAAAATGTCCGTGCCCGCATAAATTAAATAATATTGTTTTTGATTTTCCTTCTTCTTTTGCTTTATTTGCTTCGCGAATAACGGCTGCAATTCCATGTGTTGCTTCCGGAGCCGGAACAATTCCTTCTGCATTTGCAAATTTAACTCCGGCATCAAAACATTCTAATTGCTGAATTGCCAAAGCTTCAACTAATTTATCTTTTAAAAGTTGACTTACCAATGCACTTGCACCGTGATACCTTAAACCTCCGGCGTGAATTGGTGCCGGAACAAAATTGTGTCCCAATGTAAACATCGGAATTAGCGGCGTTAATCCAACCGAATCACCAAAATCATAACGGAATTCTCCTTTTGTTAATTTGGGACAAGAAGCCGGTTCCACAGCAATACATCTTGTGGTTTTTCCATCTACAATATTATGATGAACAAAAGGAAAAGACAAACCGGCAAAATTTGATCCCCCGCCTAATGGAGCAATTACTATATCGGGATAATCATTTGCCAATTCCATTTGTTTTAGTGCTTCTAATCCAATTACTGTTTGGTGAAGAAGAACATGATTTAATACACTTCCTAATGAATATTTAGTCTCGGGATCTTTTGCGGCTCTTTCAACAGCTTCGGAAATTGCAATTCCTAAACTTCCCGGAGAATTTGGATCTTCGGCTAATATTTTATTTCCGGAATCTGTAAAATTTGTTGGAGATGCAAAAACTTTTGCTCCCCATGTATTCATCAATAATTTTCTATATGGTTTTTGTTCATAACTAATTTTCACCATATAAACTTCAAGATCAATTCCAAATTTTTGACAAGCATACGCAAGTGCACTTCCCCATTGACCCGCACCGGTTTCTGTTGTAATTTTTTTCACACCTTCCATTTTATTATAATATGCTTGGGCAACCGCAGTATTTGGTTTGTGAGAACCAGCCGGACTAACACCTTCATATTTATAATAAATTTTTGCTGGCGTATCCAATAATTTTTCTAACCCTATTGCTCTAACCAAAGGGGTTACACGCCATTCTTTATAAACATCTCTTACTTCTTCTGGAATTTCAATCCATCTTTCTCTTGTAACTTCTTGTTTTATTAATTCCATTGGAAACAACGGAGCCAAATCTTGCGGACCAACCGGCTGCAATGTTCCCGGATGAAGCGGCGGCAACATTGGGTTGGGCATATCGGCTTGAATATTATACCAATGTGTTGGAATTTCTTTTTCATCAAGTAAGTATTTTTTTTGCGTATTCATAATTATCCTATTTTTGAATTATTGTAATTATTAACTGAGAGAATAATTGGAATAGAAAATATTACTATAATTTAATTGATGCAATGTGAAAGTAAAATTTTTACATTTTTTATTAAAATCTAGAT
The nucleotide sequence above comes from Ignavibacteriota bacterium. Encoded proteins:
- a CDS encoding beta-lactamase family protein; this translates as MHKKFLLPSSIFILLIVLFIILKDKLYTKENNNEILRNKLTKEQILKSKEIHKYFKHRNEVNGFNGNVLFAENGNIVYENSFGYADIRSKTKNNLNTKFQIASVSKPFTAYAIMLLKQRNELSLEDSIQQYFPEFPYKGITIKLLLIHKSGLPEYFYFADKLWEDKKTPITNTDVIDLMVEKFPNRYYLPDKKYNYVNTNYCLLAAIVEKITGDNFIDFMQEEVFDALQMKNTFIYNAVNLVEQNNIATGYEKENIKAQETFLNGVVGDKGVYTTVEDLLKFDRALYNGNPVEDKILKEAFQPMHTRLLINDNYGLGWRINAEDSTNKIVYHTGWWKGFRSYFIRELGKKKTIIVLSNLPNKAKFGTKDLIQLFN
- a CDS encoding SRPBCC family protein, which produces MKILKIIFKILLVIIVLFLVVALFLPSEYKVERNIEINKPASVVFNYVSDFNNFRDWNPWSPFEPAHKVEVTGDSATVGQKYYWEGEIIGSGQMVFTELKPFDLIKADIEFLTPQQGKGIVDFVFEANGNSTKFSWAIIGEADYPVGRYMGLMMDSFLGTNFEEGAKTLKEKCEAL
- a CDS encoding TrpB-like pyridoxal phosphate-dependent enzyme; the protein is MNTQKKYLLDEKEIPTHWYNIQADMPNPMLPPLHPGTLQPVGPQDLAPLFPMELIKQEVTRERWIEIPEEVRDVYKEWRVTPLVRAIGLEKLLDTPAKIYYKYEGVSPAGSHKPNTAVAQAYYNKMEGVKKITTETGAGQWGSALAYACQKFGIDLEVYMVKISYEQKPYRKLLMNTWGAKVFASPTNFTDSGNKILAEDPNSPGSLGIAISEAVERAAKDPETKYSLGSVLNHVLLHQTVIGLEALKQMELANDYPDIVIAPLGGGSNFAGLSFPFVHHNIVDGKTTRCIAVEPASCPKLTKGEFRYDFGDSVGLTPLIPMFTLGHNFVPAPIHAGGLRYHGASALVSQLLKDKLVEALAIQQLECFDAGVKFANAEGIVPAPEATHGIAAVIREANKAKEEGKSKTILFNLCGHGHFDMSSYQDYFEGKLIDHYFTEEELHSGLKNLNTPTI